The genomic interval ACGCAATGGCGTGTATCTGCTTGTTGCGGGCAACCGTCCTGGCGTCTGGCGGGTATTGTGTCTTGCTGGACGGAATCAAGCCGGCGTGTTGCGCTTGAACCAGTTCCTGTTGCACCTCGGCGCGAGACTTGCCTTGTGCCTGCGCAACCTGCGATGCCGTGCCGAATATCGTCAACGCGGCGACTGACAGAGTGAAGAGTCTTGCAGCATTCATGTGAAATCTCCCGGGTGACGGCCGCCGTTTGGCGATTCGTGAGCCCAGTGTGAATTGCCGGTGGTGTGTCACCGTGACAGAAACATGAGAAAAATGTCAGGACATGCGGTGGCGACGAAACGGCAATCGGGTGGCCGGCCGCAGAGGTCCAACCGCTTTATCCATATTCGAGAACAATCCTCTCCACGCGCGGCACTTATTCTCAAGCACCGGCTTTTCTAGACTGTCGTCAGTGAATTACGAACAGGGCTGTTCGTAGCAGAACGAAGCGAAGTCTGGAGGTCGTCGTCATGAAGTCCCTTATTCAAGCCGTTGTGGTTGCCGCTGTGCTTGCAGCGCCGGTTGCGGTGTTTGCCCAAACGAACTCGCCTGTCACCCGCGCGCAAGTGCGTGCCGAGTTGATCGAACTCGAACAGGCCGGCTATAACCCGGGCCGCGGTGAAGACCCGAACTATCCGGCCGATATTCAGGCCGCCGAAGCACGGGTGGCGGCGCGGCATGCCGCGACGGGTTTCGGCGGCAGCGCAAGCGGTTCGTCGGAGGCGGGACGCGCGCCTGTTTCCAATTCGGATTGAAATGCGATGTACAACCATCCGCGATGGACGGTGCAACGCACGCGCGTCGCGGCGTCGCGTATGCGGCATACGGGTTGATTGGGCTGGCGTCCGCTCCGGTATTTGTCGCCAGTGAACTCGTCCGCGTGTTGAAGCGCGATGCGCGAACCTTTTGCGACGCGCGCTGGCGGTCAACCGAGCGGAATGCATCGTGAAACGCCGCAAGCGCGCTGGTCTACGCGACGCGCCATAAGCGCAGCCTGGTCGTCATTGCCGGCTTGATGACGATGCTATTGCAACGCCGCCCGTTGGTACGCGGTTTGCTGTCAGCTAATGTTTTTATCGCAAGCTGTCACGCCTATGCCCCGAACCCCCGCTACTTGCCAAAGGTGGAGCGCCCGTGAGATCCGGGTATTGCACGAATTACCGCGCGTGCTGGTCGTCGACGACAACGTCGGCGCGGCCGAAGCGCTCGCCACCTATCTCTCCTATGAAGGCGTCGAAGCTCGCGCCGCCGACGGCTGCGAGCAGGCGCTGCGCTGCGTGCGGGACTGGGTGCCCGACGTGGTGGTGCTCGACATCATGATGCCGGAGCGCGACGGCTATGAAACCGCGAGCGCGCTACGCAGCTATCTGCCGACGCAAAGTCTGGGCATCGTCGCGTTCACCTCGCTCGATGAGGATCACGTGAAGGAAACCGGCAAGGCACGTCACAATTTCGACGGTTATTGTCAAAAAGGCACGGCCCCGACCGCGTTGCTCGCGCTGATGCGCAAGCTTTGGCGCGAATAGAGGCGCGGATCGCCGCGCGCGCGACGCCGGAGCCTGACGTCAAGCCGGCTCGCTCTCCGCCGTTTCCGCGACGATCTGCTTGAGAATCGCCTCCATCAAGCCCGGAAAGCGGGCGTCCAACTCAGCGCGCCGCAGCGAATTCTGATGCACGGTGCCGGCCACGCGCGTGCGCACGAGACCCGCCTCGCGCAGGATCCGGAAGTGATGGGACACACTCGACTTGGGGCGGCCACCGTCGAGCTCGCCGCAGGTGGCCTCGTCGACCGACGCGAGGCGCCGCACGATCTCGAGGCGGACCGGGTCGCTCAGGGCATGAAAGAGCCGCCCGAGGGCGAAATCCTCGGCGGCGGGGTGGTTATAGGTGCGCATCCTGCAAATGATAAAGGTTTCTGCGATACTTCGTTATTCGATGTTTATCGAACTACCGTACAAGCAAGTCCAGAGGAGTTTAGCCTGATGTCCGCATTGTTCCAGCCGTACAAGCTCAAAGACGTTTCCCTGCGCAACCGGATCGCCATTCCGCCGATGTGCCAATACACCGCCGAAGACGGTTTGATCAACGACTGGCACCGCATCCACCTGGCTGGTCTCGCGCGCGGCGGCGCGGGTCTGGTGATCGTCGAGGCGACGGCCGTGTCGCCTGAAGGCCGCATCACCCCGGGTTGCGCGGGCATCTGGACAGACGAGCAGGCGCAGGCTTTTGCGCCGGTCGTGGCGTCGATCAAGGCGGCCGGCGCGGTGCCGGGCATCCAGATCGGCCACGCGGGCCGCAAAGCCAGCGCCAACCGTCCGTGGGAAGGCGACGACCACATCGCCGACGACGACAGCCGCAGCTGGCAAACCATCGCCCCGTCGGCGATCGCCTTCGGCGGTGGTCTGCCGAAAGTACCTAAAGCGATGACGCTCGACGACATTGCGCGCGTTCGCGAAGATTTCGTCGCGGCTGCCAAGCGCGCGCTCGACGCCGGCTTTGAATGGCTCGAGTTGCACTTCGCGCACGGCTATCTCGGGCAGAGCTTCTTCTCGACGCACTCCAATCAGCGCGACGACGCTTACGGCGGCAGCCTGGAAAACCGCAGCCGCTTCCTGCTGGAAACGCTGGCAGCGGTACGCAAGGTGTGGCCTGAGCATCTGCCGTTGACGGCGCGTTTCGGCGTGATCGAGTACGACGGCCGCGACGAGGAAACCCTCGTCGAATCGATCGAACTCGCGAAGAACTTCAAGCGCGAAGGCCTCGACATGCTGAGCGTCAGCGTGGGCTTCTCCACGCCGACGGCGGCGATTCCGTGGGCGCCGGCGTTTCTCGCGCCGATCGCCGAGCGCGTGCGCCGCGAAGCTGGGATTCCGGTGTCGTCGGCGTGGGGTATCGACACGCCGGAACTGGCGGATCGTTCGGTGAAGGACGGGCAACTGGATCTGGTGATGGTCGGCCGCGCGCATCTGGCCGATCCGCACTGGCCGTACCATGCGGCGAAGAAGCTCGGTATCGAGCGTCCGTCGTGGACATTGCCGGCGCCTTATGCGCATTGGCTGGAACGCTATAAGGTCGCCTGAGCGGCTGAGTTTTCGCGTCGAGTTTGTTGTGCTGACCGCGCCGCCTGGCTCCGCCGCTTTATGCGCCGCGCAGGCGGCGCGTTTCATTCTGCCTCCAGGCGAGCGTCCGGTTGCGCGTGCAGGAGCACGCGCACTCGACCGACTGCTGCGCGCGCGATATTTCGCATTGCGTGCTCTGCACCCCGGCGCCGCATTTCCAACTGTTAGACCGATTACAGCGCTCGCAGCATTCCGCGTGAAATGCTCAGCCGTTTTGTGCCGCGCTTCCAATCGCTAGACCGGCGGCAGTGCCCGCAGCATCTCCTGCTCTAACACTCTTCAGCTCAGCCACGCGCTTCCACTTCTTGGCCGCCGTTCAGCCAGTCGCCGCACAGACCCAAGCCGCCCACGTTGCGCCATACGTAACCCGCCGCGAGATCGCCGTCCGGCGCGCATCGGCGTGACGCCAACGGCGCGGGGTCCACGCCGCCGGCCTCGGTCCGCCGCAACGCCGAAAGGCTTCCAGCCGGCCGGGCCGCGGCTGCGGTCGAACATGCGCAGCCGGCAGCCTGCCGCTCGCGGAGTCATGGCGTATGACAGACCGGCAATGCCTGCGCCGACGACCGCGATATGGGCGCGCGAGTCAGAACTCTTCACGATGCTTCGACCCGGATGGCTGCGCGACGCTGGCCGCGCTTCACGACGTCTTGATTAGTCGTCGGTGCCGAGGCGGATGATCTGCGCGAGTGGTGTCAACAACGGCGGTGCATCGAAAATACCGTTTCAACCACTTAAAATGAGTCGATAAGTCGTTTCACAAAGCCGAAAATGAAGTATGCTTGAAACGACAATGAATAGTTTGAGGTTTCATGATGACTTCGTCTGACGAGCAACGACCGGCTCAACAGGGCTACAGAAGCGGTGAGGCAGCGCGCCTCGCCAAGATGCCGGTCACGACCTTGCGGATCTGGGAGCGCCGTTACGGCGTGGTCGGGCCGGCTAAAACCGCGTCAGGCCAGCGTCTCTACACAGAAGACGACGTCAGGCGACTCACCTTGATCAAACTGCTGGTGAGCCGCGGCCACGCGATCGGCGCGATCGCACGGCTCGATCGCGAGCAATTGCAATTTCTGGCTGCGCGCAGCGGACGCGAGAGCGGCGGCGCGACTGACCTCCCTCTGGTCGAGTCCGTCAATCTCCGGCTCGCTCTCGTGGGCGGCAGCCTTGCGCAGCGTTTTCGGGCGTCGGGTGTCGATTTGCGGCCCTATGGCGTGAACGAGCTGATCACGTTTGCCGATCTCTCCCTCGCCGCGGCAGGCGGCGGCACGAGCGGAGAGCGCGGCGCGCCGATCGACGCCTTGCTGGTCAGCATCGACTCACTTCAAGAAGACATCGCGTCACAGATCATTGCGCTCGGCGACGCGGTTCGCGCGAAAGCCATCGCGGTCGTCTACGGCTTCGGCACCGGGCCGGCGGCGGAGATTCTGCGCGTGGCGGGCGTGCGTCTTTATCGCGAGCCCGACAGCCGGACAGAATTCCGTCAGATGCTCGGCGACCTGTGCGAACGCGTGCGCAGTCAGGAACGCATCGGCGACGACGCCGTGTGGTCGCGCGTGCGCCGTCGCTACGACGACCGCGAGCTGGAAATGATTGCCGGCCGTTCTTCGACGATTGCGTGCGAGTGTCCGCGTCACCTCGCGGAACTGGTCATGAAGCTCTCGGCGTTCGAGCGCTACAGCGACGCTTGCACGTCGCGCTCGGCGCAGGACGCCGCGCTGCACCGCTATCTGGGCGACGTCAGCAACCGGGCCTGCGCGATGGTCGAGGCGGCGCTCGAACGTGTCGCGCGCGAAGAAGGCTGGTTTGCCGGATCGCAGTCGCCGCAGGCCGGTCAGGCATAGCGCGCGCACCGTCCCGGAGGATGTGCAATGTCACATGATGCTTCGACCGACGCGACCATCGGCGCGTCCGCACTGGATCAGAAGAGCGCGTATCTCGCGGCGCTGCTCGAGCGCGTTTCAAGGCGCGAAGCCGGCGCGTTCGAGGCGCTGTACCGGGCGTCGGCGCCGTCGCTATTCGGTCTCGCGGTGCGCGTCACCCGCACCAGCGAATCGGCCGAAGAAGTGGTGCAGGACGGCTTCATCAAGATCTGGCGCTTCGCCGGGTCGTACGACCCCGGCAAGGCTTCGCCGTCCACGTGGATGTCGACCATCGTGAAGAATCAGGCGCTCGATTATTTGCGGCGCAATCCGTATTCCGGCGTGTATGTCGACGAACTGGACGAGCGCAATGCCGCGGGCGACGCCGACGTGAATTTCTGGCAGGAGTTCGCGCTGGATGCCGAGCGTCTGTCCTCCTATCTCGGCCGCCTGGCTCCGGTTCAGCGTCAGGCGATCGCGCTTGCCTATTTCCGGGGTCAATCGCAATCGGAGATCGCGCATACTCTCGATGCACCGGTCGGCACAGTGAAAAGCTGGATCAGCCGCGGACTGGAGTCGCTGCGCGCGATGGCCGATGCGCGACCTGCGCCGCATCACGGCGGCCTTTACTGATCCACTGGCCGGGCGGCGCCGCGTCGCTTCGAGCATTCGCTGCGGCTATCTTGCAGGGTCACCGATGAACGGCCAACTCGTCGCGCGACCGACTTCACATGCATCGTCAGCAAGCCACCAACGCGCTTGCGGAACGGCCCTTGCTGCAAGGTCTCTTCATTGACCTGACACGGAGGCTTGACGCATGAACCCATATATCGTCGCTCACATGATGTCCTCGCTCGATGGCCGCAGTCTGACGGACGGCTGGCATCTCGACTATGCCTCGGATCTGTACGAAGACACGGCAGCCACTTTCGAAGCCGACGGCTGGATCTGCGGACGCGTCACCATGCAGGAAATTGCGCACGGCGCGGATTATCCGAAAGGACTCGCCAAGGGCGCCGTGCCGCGCACCGATCACTTCGTCGAACGCAAAGCGGATCAGTACGCGATTTCCATCGATCCGCAGGGGCGAGTGGCGTGGAAGAGCAACACCGCGCTCAAGTCGCACGTGATCGAAGTGCTGACCGAACAGGTTGCCGACGACTACCTCGCTTATCTGCAATCGATCGGCGTGTCATACGTGTTCGGCGGCAAGACCGAACTCGATCTCGGCAAGGTCGTGCAAACACTCGCGCGTGAACTCGGTGTGAAGAAGCTGATCGTGGAGGGCGGTTCGCATGTGAGCGGCGCGTTCGTGAACGCGGGTCTCGTCGACGAAGTCAGCGTGCTGATTTTGCCGCTGGTGGATGGCCGCAGCGAACATCCTTCCTCGTTCGAAGTGGCCATGGAGAAGTGGCAAGCGCCCGCGTATCTGAAGCTCACGTCCGTCGAACAAAAGGAACACGGTGCAGTGTGGCTGCGTTATACGAAGGCCTGAAGCGCAGGCCTGAAAACCGAACGGCAGAGTCGGATCGAATTCCAACTCTGCCGCGCTATTCATGATTCTTGCGGTTCAACACGCCGGCTAATGCGTTATCAACCTTTGATGTGTTGCGTCGAGAGCCATCCGCCATTCACACCGATCTCGCCAATCTGCTTGGCCACTGCATCTGCAAGGCGCTTTGCGTCCGCTGACACTCCAGCGCGTTTGGTTTCGGATACCGCGTGCAGACCGCCACCCACTGCGGCCGATGTCGCGATACTGCCGGCCGCCGCGCCCACGCCCGCTGTCTCGACCATGCCCGGCGCCTTGCCGCTGTCAGCGTTGGCGGTGAAGGTTTGCACCAGACGCGGCGTGCCGCCCGCGGGCTTATACAGAATCTGCACCGAACTGCTCACCTGGCTCTTGCCCGCACCGAGGCCGATCAACATACGGCGACGGCGATTGCCCGAGTCGATCGTGTTGAAGCTGCCTTGCACGAGCAGCACATTCTGATCGGCGGGTGCGGTGATATCCGAGCGGATCGCGCGCAGACCCATCGACTGCAATTGATGCGCGATTTCGTTGGCGACCTGCTCGCGGACTTCGGCGGCATCGGCGGCCTGCTTTTGCGCTGCGGACGAACCTTCGAGCTGCGTCTTCACTTTCTGCATCATGCCGCCGTCGAGTTTGACCTGGTCCGGATTGGCGTCGAAGGTGTAGACATAAATGTTGTCCGGGCGCACCTGGACCGGCGTGCTCGCCGCGCTCGCATCCTTGATGCTGCTGCCGGCGCAACCGGTCAGCAGCGCACTGCAAAAGACCATCGTCACGCAGGCCAGACGGGCGGCATTTTTTCTGAGGGATTTCATTGAAGTAGGCAACATTGTTGATCCTGTCGTCGGCACGCGGTGCCGGAATGTTCGAACGGTTCTCTCGATGATCGGGCAACCGTAGGATCGTTGATCATCGGCGAAACGTCTCGCACGTGAAGCACCCTTGATCTCATGCGTTTTGTTTCGTACGCACCGGCAGCGAAACGAAGTATGGACGCGTGACTTCCCGAACTCCATTCAACAATTATTTCGTCCTATGTCATGGCGCGAAGCGGTGTCGCGCGGGGCTTTCGCGAGTCGCGAGAGTCAGCGGACGTGGCGGAAAAAAGGCGAATGTGCGGAGGGGGATCGACCTCGCCGGCAAGCGGCGCGAGGTCGTGCAACGGTGCGGATGACGCCGTACGTATCGGCCATCAGTTCAAGGCAAGCTTGATGATGCAGCCGAGGACAAAAACCAGCAGGACGGCGGCGACGGCCAGATTCAGCGGGTAGCGCATTCTTCACCAGAGCACCAGTGTTGCAGTGCTCATATCCTAATCACCTGACGGAAGATGAGAAGTGGTCAGTGAAGCGGCAATGTGGGAAAGCTAACGCAGCATGCTGAATGGTTAGACGGCGCGCAGGCGGGAGCGCTTCCAATTAGAAACGCCTGCGTACAAGTTGCCGTGCGTTTGTCGCCTGGCGGAAAAAAGCCAGCGCGCGGAGCGCACCGGCGTGCGTGTCGAGCGGTCACTCAGTTGACGAGCCACGCGGTAGTCAGGCACTGACCACGTCTTACATGTGACGGCGTCACGACGAGACTCGCGCCGTGACGCCACCGCGAGGATTACTGGGCTTCAGCCGGCGGCGGCATGCCGCCGGGACCGCCGCGCGGCGCCTTGTTCGCGGCGGCGAGGTCTTCCGACAGACTGGTGCGCAGCGTCACGATTGCCTGGTCGGGATTAGCGGGCTTCAACTGCTCGCGAGCCAGCGAGTCGTACACGTAGTGACGCAGCATCGGA from Paraburkholderia phytofirmans PsJN carries:
- a CDS encoding DUF4148 domain-containing protein: MNAARLFTLSVAALTIFGTASQVAQAQGKSRAEVQQELVQAQHAGLIPSSKTQYPPDARTVARNKQIHAIAWHGGETTPSLDQHDKLSAK
- a CDS encoding DUF4148 domain-containing protein; translated protein: MKSLIQAVVVAAVLAAPVAVFAQTNSPVTRAQVRAELIELEQAGYNPGRGEDPNYPADIQAAEARVAARHAATGFGGSASGSSEAGRAPVSNSD
- a CDS encoding response regulator, producing the protein MPRTPATCQRWSAREIRVLHELPRVLVVDDNVGAAEALATYLSYEGVEARAADGCEQALRCVRDWVPDVVVLDIMMPERDGYETASALRSYLPTQSLGIVAFTSLDEDHVKETGKARHNFDGYCQKGTAPTALLALMRKLWRE
- a CDS encoding ArsR/SmtB family transcription factor → MRTYNHPAAEDFALGRLFHALSDPVRLEIVRRLASVDEATCGELDGGRPKSSVSHHFRILREAGLVRTRVAGTVHQNSLRRAELDARFPGLMEAILKQIVAETAESEPA
- a CDS encoding NADH:flavin oxidoreductase/NADH oxidase gives rise to the protein MSALFQPYKLKDVSLRNRIAIPPMCQYTAEDGLINDWHRIHLAGLARGGAGLVIVEATAVSPEGRITPGCAGIWTDEQAQAFAPVVASIKAAGAVPGIQIGHAGRKASANRPWEGDDHIADDDSRSWQTIAPSAIAFGGGLPKVPKAMTLDDIARVREDFVAAAKRALDAGFEWLELHFAHGYLGQSFFSTHSNQRDDAYGGSLENRSRFLLETLAAVRKVWPEHLPLTARFGVIEYDGRDEETLVESIELAKNFKREGLDMLSVSVGFSTPTAAIPWAPAFLAPIAERVRREAGIPVSSAWGIDTPELADRSVKDGQLDLVMVGRAHLADPHWPYHAAKKLGIERPSWTLPAPYAHWLERYKVA
- a CDS encoding MerR family transcriptional regulator, translated to MMTSSDEQRPAQQGYRSGEAARLAKMPVTTLRIWERRYGVVGPAKTASGQRLYTEDDVRRLTLIKLLVSRGHAIGAIARLDREQLQFLAARSGRESGGATDLPLVESVNLRLALVGGSLAQRFRASGVDLRPYGVNELITFADLSLAAAGGGTSGERGAPIDALLVSIDSLQEDIASQIIALGDAVRAKAIAVVYGFGTGPAAEILRVAGVRLYREPDSRTEFRQMLGDLCERVRSQERIGDDAVWSRVRRRYDDRELEMIAGRSSTIACECPRHLAELVMKLSAFERYSDACTSRSAQDAALHRYLGDVSNRACAMVEAALERVAREEGWFAGSQSPQAGQA
- a CDS encoding RNA polymerase sigma factor, translating into MSHDASTDATIGASALDQKSAYLAALLERVSRREAGAFEALYRASAPSLFGLAVRVTRTSESAEEVVQDGFIKIWRFAGSYDPGKASPSTWMSTIVKNQALDYLRRNPYSGVYVDELDERNAAGDADVNFWQEFALDAERLSSYLGRLAPVQRQAIALAYFRGQSQSEIAHTLDAPVGTVKSWISRGLESLRAMADARPAPHHGGLY
- a CDS encoding dihydrofolate reductase family protein; the protein is MNPYIVAHMMSSLDGRSLTDGWHLDYASDLYEDTAATFEADGWICGRVTMQEIAHGADYPKGLAKGAVPRTDHFVERKADQYAISIDPQGRVAWKSNTALKSHVIEVLTEQVADDYLAYLQSIGVSYVFGGKTELDLGKVVQTLARELGVKKLIVEGGSHVSGAFVNAGLVDEVSVLILPLVDGRSEHPSSFEVAMEKWQAPAYLKLTSVEQKEHGAVWLRYTKA
- a CDS encoding DUF4410 domain-containing protein, giving the protein MLPTSMKSLRKNAARLACVTMVFCSALLTGCAGSSIKDASAASTPVQVRPDNIYVYTFDANPDQVKLDGGMMQKVKTQLEGSSAAQKQAADAAEVREQVANEIAHQLQSMGLRAIRSDITAPADQNVLLVQGSFNTIDSGNRRRRMLIGLGAGKSQVSSSVQILYKPAGGTPRLVQTFTANADSGKAPGMVETAGVGAAAGSIATSAAVGGGLHAVSETKRAGVSADAKRLADAVAKQIGEIGVNGGWLSTQHIKG